Proteins co-encoded in one Flavivirga eckloniae genomic window:
- a CDS encoding FeoB-associated Cys-rich membrane protein: protein MNTIIQNILVFTALALAFGFLFKKFFWKKAKSKKACGGDDGCGCH, encoded by the coding sequence ATGAATACCATTATTCAAAACATACTAGTATTTACAGCTCTGGCATTGGCTTTTGGTTTTTTGTTTAAAAAATTCTTCTGGAAAAAAGCGAAATCTAAAAAAGCTTGTGGCGGTGATGATGGGTGTGGTTGTCATTAA
- a CDS encoding metal ABC transporter ATP-binding protein: protein MKQNIAVKVDDLTVAYNYKPVLWDIDLEIPEGVLMAIVGPNGAGKSTLIKSILGILNPIAGSVSIYGKSYEKQRALVAYVPQKGSVDWDFPTTALDVVMMGTYGSLGWIKRPGQKQKKIALEALEKVGMLPFKNRQISQLSGGQQQRIFLARALVQDASIYFMDEPFQGVDATTEIAIINILKELRKANKTVIVVHHDLQTVPEYFDWVTFLNVKKIATGPVKDIFNDDNLTKTYGINYKVSIQE from the coding sequence ATGAAACAAAACATCGCCGTAAAAGTAGACGATTTAACGGTTGCATATAACTACAAGCCGGTACTTTGGGATATCGATTTAGAAATTCCTGAAGGTGTGCTTATGGCTATTGTAGGGCCGAATGGTGCGGGAAAATCTACACTTATAAAATCAATCCTTGGCATTTTAAATCCTATTGCAGGGAGCGTTAGTATTTATGGCAAATCTTATGAGAAACAACGTGCGTTAGTTGCTTATGTGCCTCAAAAAGGAAGTGTAGATTGGGATTTTCCAACAACGGCTTTGGATGTGGTGATGATGGGAACATACGGTAGTTTGGGTTGGATAAAACGCCCCGGACAAAAACAAAAAAAGATAGCTCTTGAAGCGTTAGAAAAGGTGGGCATGCTGCCTTTTAAAAACAGGCAAATAAGTCAGCTTTCTGGCGGACAGCAGCAACGTATCTTCCTAGCTAGAGCTTTAGTACAGGATGCATCCATTTATTTTATGGATGAACCATTTCAAGGGGTAGATGCCACCACCGAAATTGCCATTATTAATATTTTAAAAGAATTAAGAAAAGCGAATAAAACAGTTATCGTTGTACACCACGATTTACAAACAGTTCCGGAGTATTTCGACTGGGTAACCTTTTTAAATGTAAAGAAAATTGCCACGGGTCCGGTTAAAGACATCTTTAATGATGATAACTTAACAAAAACCTATGGTATTAATTATAAGGTTAGTATACAAGAATAA
- a CDS encoding metal ABC transporter solute-binding protein, Zn/Mn family — protein sequence MKKYASILLICFIFFNCKSDKKENGKFNVVTTTTMITDLVTNIGGDLINIQGLMGSGVDPHLYKASEGDVTKLANADIIFYNGLHLEGKLVEVFEKMHSQKTKTIAVSDALDKNTLIGSDYFASNYDPHIWFDIDYWIQATQFVVKKLSDAIPEQKAAFETNGANYIKKLKALKTKLTATIESLPEEKRILVTAHDAFNYFGKSFKFEVVGLQGLSTATEAGVQDVQKLSAFIIERNVNAIFVESSVPKRTIEALQAAVNSKGHQVSIGGSLYSDALGNAGTVEGTYIGMFEYNVNTIVNALK from the coding sequence ATGAAAAAATATGCCTCCATACTGTTAATCTGCTTCATCTTTTTCAACTGTAAAAGCGATAAAAAAGAGAACGGTAAATTCAACGTTGTTACAACAACAACCATGATTACGGATTTAGTTACTAATATTGGGGGCGACCTCATCAATATTCAAGGCTTAATGGGTAGTGGTGTCGATCCACATTTATATAAAGCCAGTGAAGGCGATGTAACAAAGCTGGCTAATGCCGATATTATCTTTTACAATGGCTTGCATTTAGAAGGTAAATTAGTGGAAGTATTCGAAAAAATGCACAGTCAAAAAACCAAAACCATTGCTGTTTCTGATGCCTTGGATAAAAACACGTTGATTGGCTCTGATTATTTTGCATCTAATTACGATCCGCATATTTGGTTTGATATAGATTATTGGATACAAGCCACTCAATTTGTGGTTAAAAAACTATCAGACGCTATTCCAGAACAAAAAGCAGCTTTTGAAACCAATGGCGCCAATTATATAAAAAAACTAAAAGCCCTAAAAACCAAATTAACAGCTACTATTGAGTCACTTCCAGAAGAAAAACGCATTTTGGTAACTGCTCATGATGCCTTTAATTATTTCGGAAAGTCATTTAAATTTGAAGTTGTTGGTTTACAAGGATTATCTACCGCTACCGAAGCCGGTGTTCAAGATGTTCAAAAACTATCGGCTTTTATCATAGAAAGGAATGTAAACGCTATTTTTGTAGAAAGTTCGGTTCCTAAACGTACCATAGAAGCATTGCAGGCTGCTGTAAATTCCAAAGGACATCAGGTTTCTATTGGAGGTTCCTTATACTCGGATGCACTTGGAAACGCTGGGACAGTAGAAGGCACATACATTGGTATGTTTGAGTATAATGTAAATACGATCGTTAATGCGCTTAAATAA
- a CDS encoding alpha/beta hydrolase family protein: MNRVIVFLFSVVFTNLALGQIKKEPFQYLDVFELEWASDPQISPDGTQIVYKRNGFDIMKDASKGNLWILNVDGSSHRKLTSREVSESQARWSPTGDRIAFVSATNEGSELYMYWTDSGQIARLSHLEKSPGNLCWSPDGKHIAFTMFVAEKAPVVVKMPAKPKGAKWAKPARITDRLKHEADGRGYMTPGFTHVFSISAEGGTPRQLTSGNYNHRGSLSFSPDGKDIYFSGNRSDNWEYEFRNSEVYKVNVDSKTITALTTQIGPDHSPKISPDGKTIAFLGYKDKMEAHQNTVLHLMNSDGGNRHIISNKLDRNVRDISWDNSGKGLYFTYDDKGNSKIAHITTGGKITKLADNMGGTTIGRPYASGSYSFSNNGTLAYTQSRPEYPADVAVIRTKKAPQLITNLNSDLLSYRELGKTEEVWYKSSYDGRDIQGWIVKPPFYDPSKKYPLLVENHGGPILNYGDRFTAEIQLYAADGYVVFYPNPRGSTSYGEAFANLLLNNYPGQDYNDVMDGVDYLVEKGIVDNDKLFVTGGSAGGIMAAWMIGKNNRFKASVVVKPVMNWISKTLVADNYYGYANTRYPGQPWENFENYWKFSPISLVGNIETPTMVMVGMNDLRTPPSEAKQLYHALKLRKVETVLVEIPEASHGIAKKPSNLISKVAHTLAWLNKYNK, from the coding sequence ATGAATCGCGTTATTGTTTTTTTGTTTTCTGTTGTATTTACAAATCTGGCATTGGGTCAAATTAAAAAAGAACCTTTTCAGTATTTAGATGTTTTTGAGTTGGAATGGGCATCAGATCCACAAATTTCGCCAGATGGAACCCAGATAGTTTATAAAAGAAACGGGTTTGATATCATGAAAGATGCTTCGAAAGGAAATCTGTGGATATTAAATGTAGATGGGTCTTCTCATCGAAAACTAACGTCGAGGGAAGTTAGTGAATCGCAAGCTAGATGGTCGCCGACGGGAGATAGAATTGCTTTTGTTAGTGCTACAAATGAAGGCTCGGAATTATATATGTATTGGACGGATTCTGGACAAATTGCAAGACTATCCCATTTAGAAAAATCTCCAGGAAACCTTTGTTGGTCTCCAGATGGGAAACATATAGCGTTTACGATGTTTGTTGCCGAAAAAGCCCCAGTTGTTGTTAAAATGCCAGCTAAGCCAAAAGGTGCCAAATGGGCAAAACCAGCAAGGATTACAGATAGATTAAAGCATGAAGCAGACGGAAGGGGGTATATGACACCTGGTTTTACACATGTTTTTAGTATTTCGGCAGAAGGTGGTACACCACGACAATTAACATCGGGAAATTATAACCATAGAGGTAGTTTGTCTTTTTCTCCAGATGGGAAAGACATTTATTTCTCGGGAAACAGAAGCGACAATTGGGAGTACGAGTTTAGAAATAGTGAGGTGTATAAAGTAAATGTAGATTCAAAAACCATTACGGCGTTAACGACACAGATTGGACCAGATCATTCTCCTAAAATATCACCCGATGGAAAAACGATCGCATTTTTAGGATATAAAGATAAAATGGAAGCCCATCAAAACACGGTATTACATTTAATGAATAGCGATGGTGGTAATCGACATATCATATCTAATAAACTAGATAGGAATGTGAGGGATATCTCCTGGGATAATTCCGGAAAAGGCTTGTATTTTACTTACGATGATAAAGGGAATTCTAAAATAGCCCACATCACAACAGGTGGTAAAATTACAAAGTTGGCAGACAATATGGGAGGAACGACTATAGGAAGACCTTATGCTTCCGGATCATATTCATTTTCTAATAATGGAACTTTGGCTTATACACAATCTAGACCAGAATATCCTGCTGATGTAGCTGTGATTAGGACTAAAAAAGCGCCTCAATTAATTACTAATTTAAACTCAGACTTACTAAGTTATCGGGAACTCGGAAAAACAGAAGAGGTTTGGTATAAATCGTCTTACGATGGTAGAGATATTCAAGGGTGGATTGTAAAACCACCTTTTTACGACCCTTCAAAAAAATATCCCTTATTGGTGGAGAACCATGGAGGTCCTATTTTAAATTATGGAGATCGTTTTACTGCCGAAATTCAACTGTATGCTGCAGATGGTTATGTGGTGTTCTATCCGAACCCGAGAGGTAGTACAAGTTATGGTGAAGCATTTGCTAATCTGCTTCTTAATAACTACCCCGGACAAGATTATAATGATGTGATGGATGGGGTGGATTATTTGGTTGAAAAGGGTATTGTTGATAATGATAAATTGTTTGTTACCGGTGGTAGTGCTGGAGGTATTATGGCGGCATGGATGATTGGAAAAAATAACCGTTTTAAAGCTTCGGTAGTAGTAAAACCAGTTATGAACTGGATTAGTAAAACACTTGTTGCAGATAATTATTATGGGTATGCTAATACCAGATATCCCGGACAGCCCTGGGAGAATTTTGAAAACTATTGGAAGTTCTCTCCAATTTCTTTAGTTGGAAATATTGAGACACCAACGATGGTTATGGTGGGTATGAACGATTTAAGAACGCCTCCTAGTGAAGCGAAACAATTATATCATGCACTAAAATTACGCAAGGTAGAAACGGTATTGGTTGAAATCCCTGAGGCTTCTCATGGGATAGCTAAAAAACCTAGTAACTTAATTAGCAAAGTGGCTCATACTTTGGCTTGGTTAAACAAGTATAATAAATAA
- a CDS encoding TonB-dependent receptor — MNHLTLLFSLLSFTAFAQTITGRTTSNNTALPYVNVYLKGGEQGAVSKDDGSFNIKHVKAGTYTIIASFTGYQTQKKTITISSNNTVVNFDLPETELLEEVVISGTLKAVSRLESPVPVEVYSPAFLKKNPTPNIFEALQNVNGVRPQINCNVCNTGDIHINGLEGPYTLVLIDGMPIVSGLSTVYGLSGIPNSLIEQIEIVKGPASSLYGSEAVGGLINVITKLPENAPRFFADSYVTGWGEVNLDLGFKAKVGDKAHLLMGTNYFNYNNPIDNNGDNFTDLTLQDRISVFQKWDFKRNNNRVMSLAGRYFYEDRWGGEMQWNPSFRGGSDVYGESIYTSRFEILGKYQLPVEEKMLLQVSYTDHDQNSVYGNTPYLAQQRIGFGQLTWDKPLENHDLLFGVAARYNFYNDNTPATVTADEVTIPSIFAQDEIKLNDKNTLLLGARYDYDKRHGNIFTPRIAYKFKPTTDDIFRINAGTGFRVVNIFTEEHAALTGARDVIIPEELKPERSYNVNVNYLRKFYTKSGAIIGLDASAWYTYFTNLILPDYDTNPNEIIYDNLDGKAITKGISVNVDAMIASGIKVLVGATMQDVSQTENGIKQRQILTERFTGTWAASYKNYKYNLTLDYTGNIYGPMRLPLLGDADPRSEYSPTWSIQNIQLTYDGLSNLEIYGGVKNLLDWTPNKGNPFIISRAHDPFDKTLDVNDPNDLPFDPSYVYAPNQGIRLFFGLRYSFK, encoded by the coding sequence ATGAACCACCTTACACTTTTATTTAGCCTTTTAAGTTTTACTGCGTTTGCTCAAACTATAACAGGCAGAACAACATCAAACAACACGGCGCTACCTTACGTAAACGTGTATTTAAAAGGTGGTGAACAAGGTGCGGTGTCTAAAGACGATGGTTCATTTAACATAAAGCATGTAAAAGCTGGGACATATACTATTATAGCTTCATTTACCGGATATCAAACTCAGAAAAAAACAATCACAATTTCTTCAAATAATACAGTTGTTAATTTTGATTTACCAGAAACAGAACTTTTAGAGGAAGTCGTAATTTCTGGGACTTTAAAAGCGGTATCTCGTTTAGAAAGTCCTGTACCAGTTGAAGTATACTCCCCTGCATTTTTAAAGAAAAACCCAACCCCAAATATTTTTGAAGCCTTACAAAATGTAAACGGTGTGCGCCCACAAATTAATTGTAATGTTTGTAACACAGGCGATATTCATATTAACGGTTTAGAAGGACCTTATACGCTTGTACTTATAGATGGCATGCCTATTGTAAGTGGGCTATCTACAGTATATGGTCTTTCTGGAATACCAAACTCTTTAATCGAACAAATCGAAATTGTAAAAGGTCCAGCCTCTTCTCTTTATGGGAGCGAAGCCGTTGGAGGGCTTATAAATGTTATAACAAAGCTTCCGGAAAATGCCCCAAGGTTTTTTGCAGATAGTTATGTAACTGGGTGGGGAGAAGTCAATTTAGATTTGGGTTTTAAGGCCAAGGTAGGCGATAAAGCCCATTTACTTATGGGTACAAATTATTTTAACTATAATAATCCGATAGATAATAACGGAGACAATTTCACCGATTTAACACTTCAAGATAGAATCTCTGTGTTTCAAAAATGGGACTTTAAACGCAACAATAACAGGGTTATGTCTTTAGCAGGTCGTTATTTTTATGAGGATAGATGGGGTGGCGAAATGCAATGGAATCCGTCATTTAGAGGTGGTAGTGACGTTTACGGGGAAAGCATCTACACGAGTCGTTTCGAAATTTTAGGAAAATATCAATTACCTGTTGAAGAAAAGATGCTTCTTCAAGTTTCTTATACAGATCATGATCAAAATTCAGTATATGGTAACACGCCCTACTTAGCACAGCAACGTATTGGTTTCGGTCAATTAACTTGGGACAAACCACTTGAAAATCATGATTTATTATTTGGTGTTGCTGCCAGATATAACTTTTATAACGACAATACCCCTGCTACAGTAACAGCGGACGAAGTGACCATTCCTTCGATTTTTGCTCAAGATGAAATTAAGCTTAACGATAAAAACACATTGTTATTAGGTGCACGATATGATTACGATAAAAGACATGGTAATATATTCACCCCAAGAATTGCTTACAAATTCAAACCCACTACCGATGATATTTTTCGCATTAACGCCGGAACAGGGTTTAGAGTGGTTAATATTTTCACCGAAGAACATGCTGCTCTTACAGGAGCCCGAGACGTTATAATTCCAGAAGAGTTAAAACCAGAGCGTTCCTATAATGTTAATGTTAATTACCTTAGAAAGTTCTATACCAAATCTGGCGCTATAATTGGTTTAGATGCCTCTGCGTGGTACACCTATTTTACCAATTTGATCTTACCCGATTACGATACCAATCCTAACGAAATTATATACGACAATTTAGATGGTAAAGCTATAACAAAAGGAATAAGTGTAAATGTAGACGCCATGATTGCGAGTGGTATTAAGGTACTCGTCGGGGCTACGATGCAAGATGTTTCCCAAACCGAAAATGGTATAAAGCAACGTCAAATTTTAACCGAACGTTTTACAGGAACATGGGCAGCTTCCTATAAAAACTATAAATACAACCTAACGCTAGATTATACAGGAAATATTTATGGCCCTATGCGATTACCCTTATTGGGTGATGCAGATCCACGAAGTGAATATTCGCCAACATGGAGCATTCAAAATATTCAATTAACTTACGACGGATTAAGTAATTTAGAAATTTATGGGGGTGTAAAAAACCTGTTGGATTGGACACCAAATAAAGGCAACCCATTTATTATCTCAAGAGCCCACGATCCGTTTGATAAAACTTTAGATGTGAACGATCCTAATGACCTACCTTTCGACCCTTCGTATGTTTATGCGCCAAACCAAGGCATTCGCCTGTTTTTTGGGCTACGCTATTCATTTAAATAA
- a CDS encoding metal-dependent transcriptional regulator, giving the protein MITLTEENYIKAIYHLGKYGANNVSTNAIAKEMETKASSVTDMVKKLSEKRYVDYKKYQGVTLTKKGKEVAANIVRKHRLWEVFLVEKLNFSWDEVHEVAEQLEHIKSKKLISQLDAFLEHPTHDPHGDPIPDETGKIKKIDKILLSQAETGDHCICVGVKDSSSEFLKYLDKNNIALGTELNVLHKEPFDNSVTIKVNTKEFIISNMIANNLFVKIS; this is encoded by the coding sequence ATGATTACCCTTACGGAAGAAAACTATATTAAGGCTATTTATCACTTAGGGAAGTACGGTGCTAATAATGTAAGCACAAATGCTATTGCTAAAGAAATGGAAACAAAGGCATCGTCTGTAACCGATATGGTTAAGAAGCTTTCTGAAAAAAGATATGTCGATTATAAAAAATATCAAGGGGTTACTTTAACTAAAAAAGGGAAAGAGGTTGCCGCTAATATTGTTAGAAAGCACAGATTATGGGAAGTTTTTTTAGTAGAGAAATTAAACTTTTCATGGGATGAAGTCCATGAGGTAGCCGAGCAGTTAGAACATATAAAATCTAAAAAGCTAATTAGTCAGTTAGATGCCTTTCTGGAGCACCCAACGCACGATCCGCATGGCGATCCAATTCCGGATGAAACAGGAAAAATTAAAAAAATAGATAAGATTCTTTTATCGCAAGCCGAAACCGGAGATCATTGTATTTGTGTTGGTGTTAAAGATTCTTCATCCGAATTTTTAAAGTATTTAGATAAGAATAATATCGCTTTGGGAACCGAATTGAATGTTCTACATAAAGAACCGTTTGATAATTCAGTAACTATAAAAGTAAACACTAAAGAGTTTATTATATCTAATATGATTGCGAATAACCTATTCGTAAAAATTTCTTAA